Below is a genomic region from Campylobacter geochelonis.
AAGTTGATAAAACAGCTAAAACTATAAACCCACCAGAAGGCAAAGATAGAGATCCTCTAACTGTAAAAGGCTGGAGATTTGCTAGAGATACTAATGGCAAGTTCTTTGTCGATTTGATGTGGAGTTGTGGTAGAACAAGCTTTAGTGATGTTAACTTAGTAGGACCTGGAGCATCAGGATGTCATAGCCCGATACAATCAACATTGCCAGATGATTTGAAATATACAAATCAAGAAGAAATTTATGATGCGGTTATGAAATGGCAAACACCTGTTAAAACAGGATATGAAAGCATTAAAAAAGGTTTAAGAGATATAGATAAAACTATAGCTAACAATCCTGGCTTAAGTGCAGCTAAGAAAAGCGAAGCTATGTTACTTGCAAAACAAGCAAATGATATCAAAGATAGGCTTGAAAAAGATGGCTCATGGGGAGTTCATGGACCACAATACTCTAGTAAGATAGTTAATGAGGCATTAGTATATATTGAGCAAGCTCATAATATACTAGGAATTAAAAAATAATAGCCTTGCAAGCCGGCGCAAAATTCCGCGTCGGCACAAACTATAAAAAGAAGGTTACAAGGACAAATGTATGAAAAAAATAATTAAACAAATTTTAACTATCATTTTTGTCTTTTCTATCTCTATTTTAACCTATACTCCACAAGCACACGCTTCTGGTGAAGGTAGCATGGCTGTTGTTGAGGGCGTTATACCTATTAGCATATCGCAAGCTAAAAAATTGATGGAAGAGGGAGCGTTAGTTTTTGACGCTAATGTAGATGAAGTTAGAAACGAGTATGGATATATCCAAAATTCCATACATATAAATGTAGAAAACTGGCAAAAGTTACTACCAGCAGATAAAAATACTGTTATGGTATTTTACTGCTTAAATAGAATTTGCTATACAAGTAGCGAAATGGCTTTGGCTGTTATGAAAATGGGATATAAAAATGTGTATGTTATGCTTGAGGGTATCGAGCAATGGATAATATATGGAAATCCTGTCGTAAAAGCTTCAAAGTCACCAACTGCTGATAAGTATAAATATCTAGGAAGTAACAATTGGAGAAATTCAGATAAAGTAACTGACTATACCGATGTTATTCACAGACAGATGATGTATGGCGATATCCCTTCTTGTAGAGATTGCCATGGTATAGATGTTGGGCAAGATAAAAAAATGATACAAGAGCATTTTGCTAGCAACAGAGACAATGTAAACAAAAACTGTACAAGTTGTCATGATGATATCGGAACGATATTTATGCAAAGCGCTCACAGTAAACTAGTAAACACAAAAGAAAATGCTCCTATGTGTTCAGACTGTCATAGTATACATCTAGGTAAAGAAACTACTATGATAAATATGAAAAAGATGAGCGATCAAAAGTGTGGTGAGTGTCACGAAAAAGAGCAAAGTATGTATCATCATACATTCCATGGTAAAGCTATGGTGCTTGAAAATGCAGGTCAAGCTATAAGCGTTGCTGCTTGTTATGACTGTCACGGCACACATAATATCTTTAAAATAGATGATAACAGATCTACGCTTTATGCTGGAGAAAACAGGATAAATACTTGTGCTGAGTGTCATCCAGGCGGCAATGAAAACTTCTCAAATTTCATCGCTCACGCAGATCACACAGATAAAGAGAACTATCCGCTACTTTACTATGCGTTTGTTTTCATGACTGGTTTGGTTGTAGCGGTGTTTGGGTTCTTTGGGCTTCATACATTCTTCTGGTCAGTTAGACTTATAATGACAAGGCTAAAATATCCAGAACAATGGAAAGCGGCAAAACAAAAAGCTCATGCAGATAAAGTTATCATAAAAAGATTTAGCACGCTTCATAAGTGGCAACACTTCTTTATGGCTGCAAGCTTCTTAGGACTAGCATTCTCTGGACTTCCACAGAAGTTTTACACAGCTTCGTGGGCACAAAGTATGATAGATATGATGGGCGGACCAATCGGAGCTACCGTTGTTCACCACGTATCAGCTATCATTATGGGACTTGTGTTTATAAGCCATATAATAGAGATTATCGTTCATGCTCTTAAAAATAAAGATGCGATAAGAAACCCTCAAACAGGTAAGCTTGAGCTATCGTTGTTCTGGAAAAAACTATTTGGACCAGACTCGCTAATGCCAAGATGGCAAGATTTTACCGATATGAAAAACCACTTCTTATGGTTCTTTGGTAAGGGCGAAAGACCACAGTTTGACAGATGGACGTATTGGGAAAAATTTGACTATTTGGCGGTATTTTGGGGTATGTTTATAATAGGACTTTCTGGTCTTATTTTATGGTTCCCAGTGTTCTTTACAAAACTTTTACCAGGATGGATGTTAAATCTTTCAACTATAGTTCACTCTGATGAGGCGCTGCTTGCGACTGGATTTATCTTTGCGGTTCACTTCTTTAATACTCACTTTAGAGCCGATAGATTCCCGATGGATATGGTAATATTCTCTGGAACTTTAAGCGAAGAAGAGATTAAACAAGAGCGAAAACCATGGTATGATAGACTAGTAGCTAGTGGTAAACTTGAAAAACTTAAAGTTAAAAACTCTAACTTTGAAAGCTGGAGCTGGTTTGCTAAACTCGTTGGCTTTGCTATGCTAATCACAGGAATGGTATTCTTATTCTTGATGATATATGCGTTTGTTGAAGCTGTATTCTTCTAAAATAAGCCGCCTTTTTTGGCGGCTTTATATATTATTATCCATAAATTTTTTTATAAAAACTTTATTTGTTATAGAGTAAGGCACGATTTTAACACAAGAATTTGCTGAGTCTAACTCGCAAGCTTGCACGGTTATATGTTTTTTCAAGCCCTTTTGTCTAGGCAAGGCGATGTAAATTCTAGGCGTTTTTTTACTTAAATTTAAAGCTAACTTTATCTCTTTTTCATAACTTTTTTTATCATCTATATCAAATGTTTTAAAAGCCGGTAGTATCCCAACAACAGGCTTATCTTGAACGCTTATATAGA
It encodes:
- a CDS encoding rhodanese-like domain-containing protein; translation: MKKIIKQILTIIFVFSISILTYTPQAHASGEGSMAVVEGVIPISISQAKKLMEEGALVFDANVDEVRNEYGYIQNSIHINVENWQKLLPADKNTVMVFYCLNRICYTSSEMALAVMKMGYKNVYVMLEGIEQWIIYGNPVVKASKSPTADKYKYLGSNNWRNSDKVTDYTDVIHRQMMYGDIPSCRDCHGIDVGQDKKMIQEHFASNRDNVNKNCTSCHDDIGTIFMQSAHSKLVNTKENAPMCSDCHSIHLGKETTMINMKKMSDQKCGECHEKEQSMYHHTFHGKAMVLENAGQAISVAACYDCHGTHNIFKIDDNRSTLYAGENRINTCAECHPGGNENFSNFIAHADHTDKENYPLLYYAFVFMTGLVVAVFGFFGLHTFFWSVRLIMTRLKYPEQWKAAKQKAHADKVIIKRFSTLHKWQHFFMAASFLGLAFSGLPQKFYTASWAQSMIDMMGGPIGATVVHHVSAIIMGLVFISHIIEIIVHALKNKDAIRNPQTGKLELSLFWKKLFGPDSLMPRWQDFTDMKNHFLWFFGKGERPQFDRWTYWEKFDYLAVFWGMFIIGLSGLILWFPVFFTKLLPGWMLNLSTIVHSDEALLATGFIFAVHFFNTHFRADRFPMDMVIFSGTLSEEEIKQERKPWYDRLVASGKLEKLKVKNSNFESWSWFAKLVGFAMLITGMVFLFLMIYAFVEAVFF